The following proteins are encoded in a genomic region of Coffea eugenioides isolate CCC68of chromosome 6, Ceug_1.0, whole genome shotgun sequence:
- the LOC113773038 gene encoding calmodulin-interacting protein 111 isoform X2 translates to MTFRMHYHEFIINFIIFIADLVKDAVRLSPNLFLTMGCPASGRALYVNSIQDRPVMGVGEFGKSHRINDFGLSLNNCKELDLSFVSSQTKFVASSMSSNNGHLTERTNIQDVNSKIASPKTPYFSQSKLKSPISGRFSMPNFEDSRSDSSRLQEMSEDIFDVKDILEDDDVRKLLQTCCTSWLFSRFLLCGNLLAIPILSGLCIFHVIGVSSLSTESKRLTENSCCNLTSQMVDQVDHIVDAYFVDRGTKVSIHLPRHSAPETPLKRSSMWLEPVRQSFIAKEGDDLPNLGGLTVEFGVLKEIIVTSAVRCNLSSLGLRPTKGVILHGPPGTGKTSLVRLCAHEAGVNLFSVNGPEIISQYYGESERALHEVFDSASKAVPAVVFIDELDAIAPARKDGGEELSQRMVATLLNLMDGIGRSDGLVVIAATNRPDTVDPALRRPGRFDRELEIGVPSPKQRREILLVLLSKIENSLSESDVQHLATATHGFVGADLAALCNEAALVCLRRYVDLSVSDVGSECDPSIDVNDGCSHADMTNCCDLPVNNLEDLSSSISNLHISSEATDYIEVGGTCASGTPVLRVTSEDFEKARMKVRPSAMREVVLEIPKVSWEDVGGQREVKMQLMEAVEWPQRHHDAFQRIGTRPPTGVLMFGPPGCSKTLLARAVASEAGLNFLAVKGPELFSKWVGESEKAVRSLFAKARANAPSIIFFDEIDGLAVIRGKESDGVSVSDRVMSQLLVELDGLHERVNVTVIAATNRPDKIDSALLRPGRFDRLLYVGPPGKKDREEIFRVHLRKMPCSSDVSIKELALLTEGYTGADISLICREAAIAAIEEDFNASEVTMKHLKAGIMQVPPSDILSYEELSNKFQRLVHSSAEDV, encoded by the exons ATGACTTTCAGAATGCATTATCATGAGTTTatcattaatttcatcatcttCATCGCTGAT CTTGTGAAGGATGCAGTGCGCTTGTCTCCAAACCTTTTCCTTACCATGGGTTGCCCTGCCTCAGGCCGGGCTTTGTATGTTAATTCCATTCAGGATCGACCGGTAATGGGCGTTGGTGAATTTGGCAAATCACACAGAATTAATGATTTTGGTCTTTCATTGAACAACTGCAAGGAATTAGATTTATCTTTTGTGTCGTCACAAACTAAATTTGTGGCAAGTAGTATGTCCTCCAATAATGGTCATTTGACTGAAAGAACAAATATTCAAGATGTAAATAGTAAGATTGCATCCCCAAAGACCccatatttttctcaatcaaaactgAAGTCTCCAATTAGTGGACGCTTCAGtatgccaaactttgaagactCAAGATCAGATTCATCCCGCTTACAAGAGATGTCAGAGGATATATTTGATGTGAAGGATATTTTAGAGGATGATGATGTCAGAAAACTTTTGCAGACGTGCTGTACTTCATGGTTATTTTCTCGATTTTTGCTGTGTGGAAACCTTTTGGCCATTCCAATACTCTCAGGGCTTTGCATTTTCCATGTTATAGGAGTCAGTAGTTTGTCTACAGAAAGTAAGAGATTGACTGAGAACAGCTGTTGCAACTTGACATCTCAAATGGTTGACCAAGTGGATCATATTGTAGATGCCTATTTTGTTGATCGTGGAACCAAAGTTAGTATACATTTACCAAGGCATTCTGCACCGGAAACTCCATTAAAAAGATCTTCAATGTGGTTGGAACCTGTACGTCAGAGTTTCATTGCTAAGGAGGGAGATGACTTGCCAAATTTGGGAGGTCTTACCGTGGAGTTTGGAGTTCTGAAAGAGATAATTGTTACATCAGCAGTCAGGTGTAATTTATCCAG tttgggcttgcgacctaCAAAAGGCGTGATTCTTCATGGCCCACCTGGAACAGGAAAGACTTCTCTGGTTAGGTTGTGCGCTCATGAGGCTGGTGTAAACTTATTTTCTGTCAATGGACCTGAAATCATAAGTCAGTATTATGGAGAGAGTGAAAGAGCATTGCATGAGGTCTTTGATTCGGCTAGCAAAGCTGTACCAGCTGTG GTTTTCATTGATGAGTTGGATGCTATTGCACCTGCACGTAAAGATGGTGGTGAAGAGCTATCTCAAAGAATGGTAGCGACATTGTTAAATTTGATGGATGGGATTGGCAGGAGTGATGGGCTTGTTGTCATAGCTGCAACTAATCGGCCTGACACTGTTGATCCTGCACTTAGACGGCCTGGAAGATTTGACAGAGAATTAGAAATTG GTGTTCCATCTCCCAAACAGCGCCGTGAGATACTGCTTGTACTTCTCAGTAAAATAGAGAACTCTCTTTCAGAATCAGATGTTCAGCATCTTGCCACAGCTACACATGGTTTCGTTGGTGCCGATCTAGCTGCACTATGTAATGAAGCAGCTTTGGTTTGTCTTAGACGCTATGTTGATTTGAGTGTCTCAGATGTTGGTTCAGAGTGTGATCCATCAATTGATGTAAATGATGGTTGTTCTCATGCTGATATGACAAACTGTTGTGACCTTCCGGTAAATAATTTGGAGGATTTGTCATCATCTATTTCAAATTTGCATATTTCGTCTGAAGCTACAGATTATATCGAAGTAGGTGGGACTTGTGCATCTGGAACTCCTGTTTTAAGGGTGACTTCTGAAGATTTTGAAAAGGCTAGGATGAAAGTTAGGCCAAGTGCCATGAGAGAG GTAGTACTCGAGATACCAAAGGTTAGCTGGGAAGATGTTGGTGGCCAGAGAGAGGTTAAGATGCAGCTGATGGAAGCTGTTGAATGGCCTCAAAGGCATCATGATGCTTTCCAGCGCATTGGAACTCGGCCCCCTACTGGAGTTTTGATGTTTGGTCCTCCAGGATGCAGCAAAACTCTCTTGGCACGTGCAGTAGCTTCAGAAGCTGGATTGAATTTCCTTGCTGTAAAAGGTCCAGAACTTTTTAGCAAATGGGTTGGTGAATCAGAGAAGGCTGTAAGGTCTCTATTTGCAAAGGCGAGGGCAAATGCTCCTTCAATCATATTCTTTGATGAAATAGATGGCCTAGCCGTGATCCGTGGGAAAGAAAGTGATGGAGTTTCAGTTTCTGACCGTGTTATGAGTCAACTACTTGTTGAATTGGATG GTTTACATGAGAGAGTTAATGTCACCGTCATTGCTGCGACCAATCGACCAGATAAGATTGACTCTGCTCTTCTGAGACCAG GACGCTTTGATCGGCTGCTATATGTGGGGCCTCCAGGCAAGAAAGATCGTGAGGAAATATTCCGTGTTCATCTCCGTAAAATGCCATGCAGTTCTGATGTGTCCATTAAAGAGCTTGCGCTTCTTACAGAAGGTTACACTGGTGCAGATATATCCCTTATTTGCCGTGAAGCAGCTATTGCTGCTATTGAG GAGGACTTTAATGCATCAGAGGTAACTATGAAGCATTTGAAGGCTGGAATTATGCAAGTACCACCGTCTGACATTTTATCCTATGAAGAGCTCTCAAATAAGTTTCAGAGGCTTGTGCACTCAAGTGCTGAAGATGTCTAG
- the LOC113773038 gene encoding calmodulin-interacting protein 111 isoform X1: protein MPPKSKKHSSKAAFSPSPLSASKNPDDAEISNQEEELLWGLEEASRKYPSLISKTAFIGKVFNNDAVHASIGTEAFDIKGCKIWMSESAMIASSILPGSLVSVSLASSRKLSSGHPLCSLADECATHFGFEFTEKLANDVGCYFILATVFPSSKLVKDAVRLSPNLFLTMGCPASGRALYVNSIQDRPVMGVGEFGKSHRINDFGLSLNNCKELDLSFVSSQTKFVASSMSSNNGHLTERTNIQDVNSKIASPKTPYFSQSKLKSPISGRFSMPNFEDSRSDSSRLQEMSEDIFDVKDILEDDDVRKLLQTCCTSWLFSRFLLCGNLLAIPILSGLCIFHVIGVSSLSTESKRLTENSCCNLTSQMVDQVDHIVDAYFVDRGTKVSIHLPRHSAPETPLKRSSMWLEPVRQSFIAKEGDDLPNLGGLTVEFGVLKEIIVTSAVRCNLSSLGLRPTKGVILHGPPGTGKTSLVRLCAHEAGVNLFSVNGPEIISQYYGESERALHEVFDSASKAVPAVVFIDELDAIAPARKDGGEELSQRMVATLLNLMDGIGRSDGLVVIAATNRPDTVDPALRRPGRFDRELEIGVPSPKQRREILLVLLSKIENSLSESDVQHLATATHGFVGADLAALCNEAALVCLRRYVDLSVSDVGSECDPSIDVNDGCSHADMTNCCDLPVNNLEDLSSSISNLHISSEATDYIEVGGTCASGTPVLRVTSEDFEKARMKVRPSAMREVVLEIPKVSWEDVGGQREVKMQLMEAVEWPQRHHDAFQRIGTRPPTGVLMFGPPGCSKTLLARAVASEAGLNFLAVKGPELFSKWVGESEKAVRSLFAKARANAPSIIFFDEIDGLAVIRGKESDGVSVSDRVMSQLLVELDGLHERVNVTVIAATNRPDKIDSALLRPGRFDRLLYVGPPGKKDREEIFRVHLRKMPCSSDVSIKELALLTEGYTGADISLICREAAIAAIEEDFNASEVTMKHLKAGIMQVPPSDILSYEELSNKFQRLVHSSAEDV from the exons ATGCCCCCGAAAAGCAAAAAACATTCTTCAAAGGCAGCCTTTTCCCCCTCTCCTTTATCAGCCTCCAAAAACCCAGATGATGCAGAAATCAGCAATCAAGAAGAAGAGCTCTTATGGGGTCTGGAAGAAGCTTCCAGAAAATACCCATCTCTTATCTCTAAAACCGCTTTTATTGGTAAAGTGTTTAACAATGATGCTGTTCATGCTTCAATTGGAACGGAAGCATTTGATATCAAAGGGTGTAAAATCTGGATGTCGGAATCCGCTATGATTGCTTCTTCTATTCTTCCTGGATCCCTTGTCTCG GTCTCTCTTGCTTCTTCAAGGAAACTTTCGAGTGGCCATCCTTTGTGCTCTTTAGCAGATGAATGTGCAACGCATTTCGGGTTTGAATTTACTGAGAAATTGGCTAATGATGTGGGCTGCTACTTCATTCTTGCAACTGTTTTTCCTTCCAGTAAG CTTGTGAAGGATGCAGTGCGCTTGTCTCCAAACCTTTTCCTTACCATGGGTTGCCCTGCCTCAGGCCGGGCTTTGTATGTTAATTCCATTCAGGATCGACCGGTAATGGGCGTTGGTGAATTTGGCAAATCACACAGAATTAATGATTTTGGTCTTTCATTGAACAACTGCAAGGAATTAGATTTATCTTTTGTGTCGTCACAAACTAAATTTGTGGCAAGTAGTATGTCCTCCAATAATGGTCATTTGACTGAAAGAACAAATATTCAAGATGTAAATAGTAAGATTGCATCCCCAAAGACCccatatttttctcaatcaaaactgAAGTCTCCAATTAGTGGACGCTTCAGtatgccaaactttgaagactCAAGATCAGATTCATCCCGCTTACAAGAGATGTCAGAGGATATATTTGATGTGAAGGATATTTTAGAGGATGATGATGTCAGAAAACTTTTGCAGACGTGCTGTACTTCATGGTTATTTTCTCGATTTTTGCTGTGTGGAAACCTTTTGGCCATTCCAATACTCTCAGGGCTTTGCATTTTCCATGTTATAGGAGTCAGTAGTTTGTCTACAGAAAGTAAGAGATTGACTGAGAACAGCTGTTGCAACTTGACATCTCAAATGGTTGACCAAGTGGATCATATTGTAGATGCCTATTTTGTTGATCGTGGAACCAAAGTTAGTATACATTTACCAAGGCATTCTGCACCGGAAACTCCATTAAAAAGATCTTCAATGTGGTTGGAACCTGTACGTCAGAGTTTCATTGCTAAGGAGGGAGATGACTTGCCAAATTTGGGAGGTCTTACCGTGGAGTTTGGAGTTCTGAAAGAGATAATTGTTACATCAGCAGTCAGGTGTAATTTATCCAG tttgggcttgcgacctaCAAAAGGCGTGATTCTTCATGGCCCACCTGGAACAGGAAAGACTTCTCTGGTTAGGTTGTGCGCTCATGAGGCTGGTGTAAACTTATTTTCTGTCAATGGACCTGAAATCATAAGTCAGTATTATGGAGAGAGTGAAAGAGCATTGCATGAGGTCTTTGATTCGGCTAGCAAAGCTGTACCAGCTGTG GTTTTCATTGATGAGTTGGATGCTATTGCACCTGCACGTAAAGATGGTGGTGAAGAGCTATCTCAAAGAATGGTAGCGACATTGTTAAATTTGATGGATGGGATTGGCAGGAGTGATGGGCTTGTTGTCATAGCTGCAACTAATCGGCCTGACACTGTTGATCCTGCACTTAGACGGCCTGGAAGATTTGACAGAGAATTAGAAATTG GTGTTCCATCTCCCAAACAGCGCCGTGAGATACTGCTTGTACTTCTCAGTAAAATAGAGAACTCTCTTTCAGAATCAGATGTTCAGCATCTTGCCACAGCTACACATGGTTTCGTTGGTGCCGATCTAGCTGCACTATGTAATGAAGCAGCTTTGGTTTGTCTTAGACGCTATGTTGATTTGAGTGTCTCAGATGTTGGTTCAGAGTGTGATCCATCAATTGATGTAAATGATGGTTGTTCTCATGCTGATATGACAAACTGTTGTGACCTTCCGGTAAATAATTTGGAGGATTTGTCATCATCTATTTCAAATTTGCATATTTCGTCTGAAGCTACAGATTATATCGAAGTAGGTGGGACTTGTGCATCTGGAACTCCTGTTTTAAGGGTGACTTCTGAAGATTTTGAAAAGGCTAGGATGAAAGTTAGGCCAAGTGCCATGAGAGAG GTAGTACTCGAGATACCAAAGGTTAGCTGGGAAGATGTTGGTGGCCAGAGAGAGGTTAAGATGCAGCTGATGGAAGCTGTTGAATGGCCTCAAAGGCATCATGATGCTTTCCAGCGCATTGGAACTCGGCCCCCTACTGGAGTTTTGATGTTTGGTCCTCCAGGATGCAGCAAAACTCTCTTGGCACGTGCAGTAGCTTCAGAAGCTGGATTGAATTTCCTTGCTGTAAAAGGTCCAGAACTTTTTAGCAAATGGGTTGGTGAATCAGAGAAGGCTGTAAGGTCTCTATTTGCAAAGGCGAGGGCAAATGCTCCTTCAATCATATTCTTTGATGAAATAGATGGCCTAGCCGTGATCCGTGGGAAAGAAAGTGATGGAGTTTCAGTTTCTGACCGTGTTATGAGTCAACTACTTGTTGAATTGGATG GTTTACATGAGAGAGTTAATGTCACCGTCATTGCTGCGACCAATCGACCAGATAAGATTGACTCTGCTCTTCTGAGACCAG GACGCTTTGATCGGCTGCTATATGTGGGGCCTCCAGGCAAGAAAGATCGTGAGGAAATATTCCGTGTTCATCTCCGTAAAATGCCATGCAGTTCTGATGTGTCCATTAAAGAGCTTGCGCTTCTTACAGAAGGTTACACTGGTGCAGATATATCCCTTATTTGCCGTGAAGCAGCTATTGCTGCTATTGAG GAGGACTTTAATGCATCAGAGGTAACTATGAAGCATTTGAAGGCTGGAATTATGCAAGTACCACCGTCTGACATTTTATCCTATGAAGAGCTCTCAAATAAGTTTCAGAGGCTTGTGCACTCAAGTGCTGAAGATGTCTAG